The proteins below come from a single Zea mays cultivar B73 chromosome 8, Zm-B73-REFERENCE-NAM-5.0, whole genome shotgun sequence genomic window:
- the LOC542641 gene encoding 40S ribosomal protein S24-1, protein MADSKATSAVTLRTRKFMTNRLLARKQFVLEVIHPGRANVSKAELKERLAKMYEVKDPNTIFVFKFRTHFGGGKSTGFGLIYDNLESAKKFEPKYRLIRNGLATKVEKSRKQMKERKNRAKKIRGVKKTKAGDAKKK, encoded by the exons ATGGCGGACTCCAAGGCCACCTCGGCGGTCACCCTCCGCACTCGCAAGTTCATGACCAACCGCCTGCTGGCCCGCAAACAATTT GTGCTTGAGGTTATCCACCCCGGCCGCGCCAACGTCTCCAAG gcggaGTTGAAGGAGAGGCTTGCCAAGATGTACGAGGTGAAGGACCCCAACACCATCTTCGTCTTCAAGTTCCGCACCCACTTCGGTGGAGGCAAGTCCACTGGCTTCGGCCTCATCTACGATAACCTCGAGTCTGCCAAGAAGTTCGAGCCCAAATACCGCCTCATCAGG AATGGTCTTGctactaaggttgagaagtcccgcaagcaaatgaaagagcggaagaacagggCCAAGAAGATCCGTGGTGTCAAGAAG ACCAAGGCTGGTGACGCCAAGAAGAAGTAA